From the genome of Toxoplasma gondii ME49 chromosome XII, whole genome shotgun sequence:
cGTTTTCCTTACTCGTCCAAagtctgtgtcttcgcccGGGATGATTCTCTGGACGTCTCCGACGGGGACTGAGACACACGAAGATTTTCAGAGAAaatttccttcttcgttttgtTTGGTATGTCTTTCCCTCATACAGACATAGGCGCCTGTGGCCGCTTCTGTGTGctgttttcctgttttcttcctttttcttttttcagtttcctttttttctgttttttgtctcATGCTCGAAACCCCCGTGCTTGCACTCCCCTCCACAGACACGAATGGTGTGGAGAATTCCagaaaaactcgagagagaaacgccgtACCTCCCAGCTGGGGAAGGGGTCGCATCTGACACAGAAAAAGCCTTTCCCTCATATCTTGATTCTCACTGGTCGTGACGGATTCCGGCTTCTTCGGCGATCTCCATTTCAAGGCCATCGCGTTCGCGTCGACGTAAAAAAACCTCTCGTGTGGTTTCTTGAAATTCGTCTTGCACCATTTCAGCAAAAACGACCCTTCTGCGAGCTAGATTTTCGGACACAAAAGtaaaaaaacggagacatgTAAGGTAACGCACGCCAACGCCTACATCCAGAAACCTACCGAAATTAGAAAAGTGAAGAACCAAAAAAAAATATATAAAAaaacaaatatacatatgcatatgttgATATAGTCATTCGCACAGCTACACATGCGGATacacctacatatatatatacatatatatatatatatacatatatatatacatatatacatatatatatacatatatacatgtatatatatatatacatgcagatAAAACATGCATGTGGAGACACATGTGCAGAGCCCTGCGCCTTGGGgtaggcgcatgcagcgaagcgGGGAAAGCGGTATCTGTCAGTGTCTCTGCACCGTGACAATCCTGTATAATGCTTTTAGACAAATGTTAATAACCAACAAAAAAGGCGTAGAACGACGCGACGGGGCATTCACCGCGCAAATCATTTCTGTTCAGTCTACAAACCGATCGATATCCTCACAACTCAAATGAAAGAGCGTGCcatatatatgaacataCAGAAGATACTGACATGTAAAGAGACCTGCACACGGAGTCGATAGATAATACGCAGTGTATACTTcgatgtatgcatgtatatatatatatatatataaatatattcTGTGTAGAGCCATGCGCGAGCACGTGGACTGTGTCTATACATCCAGTGTAAGTGCATGTACGGAATGAATGTGAATCAACAAGATGAAGTGTAAAGGTGACTTCGCGTTTGGATGACGAGGAGTGCCTGGAACTCGTACTGTTTGAAGAGCCTCGCGGGTGTCGACGTCCGCGAGGAGATCTTTGATGCGTTGACTGACGACGGCGCCGCTTCCTTGTCTGCCTTGAGaggggagagcgaagagcgaggcagcgcgttcgccttcctcgccagagagaagagactttCTCGCAGACGGGAGAGCAGCGGCAGGACGGACTGCGTTGTTTTGCGCCTGGGGGGTCACAGCCTCCGAGGAGCCTCCAGTGGAAGCCGTAGGAGGTCGAGAGACAGGCGTCCCCTCGCCGTTCtgaggtgtctccgtcgtcgcttCCCCACAGACGGGAGattcctcgcgcttcttggagaagcgccgcgacccagagaggaaggccaggcgtgaggacgacgaagacgaagacgtctgtctctccatatCGGACTGGAATATACTGAGGAAGAGTCGtaaaggagaagagccggAAAAcgcaacgaggaagaagaacaagaggagaagacggagtcgagggggaagaggagaaagaagaggagaaagaagaggagaaagaagaggatgaaGCGGGGGGagggcagaggagaaacgacgcccgacaaagaggagagacaagaggaggagagagaaagacgaacgagaccaGACAGCAGAAAAGCGAAATGTGAAAGTGACACAGCAGCGAAGGCcaggaacgagaggagaacaagaagagaacagggaagaagagcaacacAGTGAGGGAAGCTCCCGCTGTTCCCCCGTTGATTATGAGGAGGAACTCCAACCTGGtacgacgagagaggaaacaacggAGCACGACGAAAATACAActcgtcgcctcctctcaGCCATGATGAAGACAACGAACGAAGTCCATCTccagctgaagagaagagcagctgAAGATGACTGCAAAGGAGATACACCTGAGACGTTGATCTCCGACGCTTCGAACCtcacttctctcctcgcttccttctttcctgccAGCGCTccgttttcgctctcttccctgtTTAATCTCCGTTGTTTCTCCGCGAGttcgttcgtttctctgagtctcatctctccttctgacttcccccttcttcctcagcctCTCTGGCTGCAGAAACGCCTGACAGATTCTCTTCCAAGGCGCGGTCGGTCACCAGGCCTCTGCAGCGAATTCCTTTCAAAAGCAGCGCGTCGAGGCCCACAGAGAACGATATCCGAGACCTGCACCTGCCGATCTACGCATGTTGGATACATGGAGTATTGCATATATACTGTGCGTATTCGGCTTATACACACGCAAGCGAATATCCGTAGTCTGCGTGGAGAAAGATCTCCGTGGACTCGTTGACATGCCTTTCGACTGCTCTCGCCCCGGGTTTTTACTCGACTTGCAGAAAAACAAGCGAGCGGCACCAAATGCCAGGCGCGCTGAAGCGGCAAAGTTTACCACGAGCAGGGAAGCGAATCCGCcaggcgtctcctcctcgtcctgggcgagaagagcgaggaagcaaaaagggagagaccTGCGGCGAAACGCcttgtctttgtttccttccttttcggCGGCCGCTTCGTATTTGATGGGCAACTGGGAGAAGAGTCGGTTCAACGCAGAGGCAAGAATCCTCGCCGGTCTCCTTTCCAGAAGAGGGTGCCAGGCGACGCCTTCTCTTGCCCTTTCGTTCTCGGGGCATGTCCatggaacgaagaaaagacaaataGCAAGCAGCTGTTCCCCGAAAGCGAAAAGGCGAACACAGCCTCTACACACAAACGCAACAGCGCGCGAACTGTTGCACCGCAATCTCCCGCTTTTCCTCTGGTCTTTCTTcctgaagaaacacagagaaatcACATGAAATAGAATAAAAAACTCGAATCCGTCGTTTATCTGTGGGCGTCTCAACACCGTTCGACAGAAATGACTCGCATCATCAGGAGTCGGAACGCTGAAACCTCTCGACTCTGCGTTGGGAGTCCAGAGAACAGATGGCCGCTCTTCGCTGACCTGAGAGAGGAGCCttccgctttctttctctctcctatttcttcttgcttctttATTCTCGactcttgcttcttttcgcctcattcttttcgtctctttcatctcgcttctctcctctcgcgcctgGCTTCTCTTATTTTTTTTGGgattcttctcgcctcttccttctcgcctctgccttctcgcaTCTTGCTTCGCGccgcttgcttctctccttcttctcgcctttttcttctcgcttccttcttttctcctcttttttctcgcctctcgcttcgcttctttcttctactcctccctcttctgtcttctctcccctcctcttctctttccttctgtttctgtcttctccctcccttctctctctctcatttcttttcgcttctccgtcttcactttcttcttctttctccgcttccttcgcctgtctctgtctccacacatccgctcctctcttctcgtctctcctttttcttttctcttctctttccttcttttcctcttttctcggtTGCCTGGTCCTGTTTGCTGACGGTGAAAAGTGGAGCGGTAAGAAAGTTTCTGCTAGAAGAAACCTGGGAGGCTCCGCGAGGCGCGGCTGCCGAAGCAGAGTTGACTTTTCTTTGCAGCGCTGCAGTGGGAGGGAAATCGGAATCCCGGAGATTTCTCCGCAAaacatgcagatgcatgAACTTTTTTTGTAAACTCGATtcgaaacgagaaaaacggatCTTTTCCAAACAAAATGTGAGACTTTTCGTCGAGCGATACGCATACAAATGCAGGAACGATCAAAAAGACGTCTGTCAGTAATCAGAGGATCGAATTATTCAGATGCAATTTGGATGATGCATTGCTACGAGTATAATGAATACTTATGGTAGTCTTCATAGAATCAGAGCAGCGGCACGAGGTGACAGAAACCGCCAATCTATGGAAACATGTCGAAAAGTTATCATTTATTTTTCACACTTGCAATGTTCAGATTTGGAGGAATCCTTAACTTCATTCCACGTGTAACCACAGTACAGGCAGATCTATTTTAAATTTATAGGATTGAGTAACTGTGTTTCCGCAAGCCGGCTTATATAAAAGGTATgctattatatatatatatatatatttatttgtatatgtatctgcTGTACACgaatatatatgcatgcgtaggAATAAATATTCAAAGAGAAGCGTAGGTGAGTATGCTGTAATTGAGTTTGAGTGAACTTTTGGGTTCTTGTCCGTGTGGAGTCTTTCACGAGCTTTTGGACTTCCTTGTCGTTTGACGCTTGGGCTTCGTCCAGCTCTGTCAAGGCTTCGCCTGGAGAaagttcgtttttttctccacgGTTTGAAGCCGGCACTGTCACCTTGAGTCTTCAGACATCTCACCATCGCAGATATCCTAAAATTCAGCGAGAGCTGTCTCCACGTCGCAAGCACCGCAGCCTTTGATTTCTCGCAGGCGTTTCAGCAATATGTGTAGGTGTAAAAGAGGAACGCATACACTTCATTTTCAGTTGCTCTGCCGGtgcagaaggggagaggcgcagagatCGACGCAGCACAGAACACCGAGAAACCTGTTATTCGAGTCTTGCGCTTCCCTGAAACTGTTGACTAGCAAGCCAGCAACGTGATCCCTCGACCGAAAGGACTCCAACGATTCAACCGTACAGTCTGGAAATCTCTGGCGGTCGATTTTCTGCAAAGTTTTCATGGATTCCGTTCCCGCTGCCGGTCAGATTTGTACAGAATTCAGATTTCTCTTTCACCTCGCGAACGCAGATTCTCGCTTGCGAAAACTGCGTTGGGAGAGCgaggctttcttcctcttttaCGAGGAACAACGGGGAGCCGCTCTCAAGAGAAGTATTTTCCTCAGAACACACGGCGCGCGCCGCCGCCATCGAAGTCTGGCGGAAAGCCTCGGGCGAGACGCGAATCGATTTCTTCGCCGACTGGTCCGTTAATCATCGAAAACAACAGGGTCcccgcgcatgcaagtcTTTGAATTTCCCTCGCTGCTTCACCACATGCTCGATCGAGGTTTCGGCATGCAAGAAGGCTCGAGTTTTTTCCGTCGGATCACAAAACGCCGCCAACTCGTCAGGCCAtttgcttcgttttttcggGCAAATGGGAGAGGCCAAATGAAGTTGAAAACCTGTGGGAGCTCGGCTGTTGCTAACCTGTCTGCTGCGCTGTCTTGTGTCTATACGCATTCTACTCATGCATTTCTCAGCGGGACCATCTTCTCCGTTGTCTACTCTGTGTGAAACATTTGGGTACGATTTGCTCCTTCTACGCACAAGCTGTACAGTGTCTATCcagcatatatatgtatttgtatatatatatatataaatatatatatatatatatatatttatatatatatatatatatatatataaatatatataaatatatatatatatatatatatatatatatatataaacatatatatatatatatacgtgtacgCGTGTGTAAGTGTATGATCTCTATGCTGCGCCGGTAGGACGTAGGTAACACTGTTACATACATTTCTATGGCATTCCGTTTTATATGAATACAGACCATCATCGGTATACACGACTGTAGACAGAAGACTGTCCGGTTATCTGCGAGCGGTGCAACGCCTGGCTGTGTCTCACGGTTTCGAGCATGTCCGTCGactgtttgtgttttttttccacgcgccttttcttcgaagtaggaaagaaaagcaaatgCCGAGATGGGGGCGAAGGCAACGCACAGAGAGGGCGAGGACGCCTCACGCGAAGAGCCACTGCTGGCGTGCATCagcgtcctctctgtcgatctgccttcttctgaaATGTGGACGTTTCCGATTTGCCTTTCCTTCACCATTTATTCGACGTATCGGCCATTTGGAGAGCTGCAAACAGTCTGTCTCGCGTGCGactttccttttcgtctccgtcgatCTCCAGGGCCTTTCGCGAATTTCAGGCCTTCATGAGACGCCTGGAAAGCCTGCATCCTCAGCGCTTGACGCCCGATACGGACGCAGTTTGTGTCTCCCTCCCGATGCGAGGGGAGAAACAGTCACTAGGATAGAaagaacacagagacgctTGTCGGCCTCTCGCGTTCCCCACCGCCATCGCACAGCTCGCGAGGCGCCGAGGCGCCGGAGACCTCTGTGTCGAGAACCGCCCGCCGAAAAGCTTCCGCGCGAACTGCAAGAGTCGACCGTCTTTTGGCTGCCTGCAGACCTcgctctcccgccttctcaGGACCTTCGCACTCCCGCGCTTGCCTCTCACACTACGCTTGGCCTCCGCCACCGCCAGTCTCgccgtcctcttcgtctgtgtcccagcggcttccttcttctgagGGCATTTCGCGAGTCGCCACAACCGAGTAGCCGCCTCGAGTCTTCCccagctgcttctcttccgcttcgtcAGGCCATTTCGTGAAGGCTCCACCCGCTTCCGCGCCCTCGCGTCGGGCGTCTAGACACCCCAGCTCGACGGCGCTGTCCGGCGCGCGCGCCGCTGCCTCGCGCTcagcctctctttcctcgattTCCTTGCGTCGGTTCGCAGCAACGCGATCTGTGGTGTACGTCCAGTGCAGCAGAAAGTAGACGAACACGGAGGCGATCCACGGGCCGACCGTCGTACACAGAAGCGCCTTTCCAAGCGCCTCGGCATtcacctcttcttcactcggATTGGGAGGGAACGCGCTGTCGCCCTGCGCTCCTCCatcagagaaaacagagggcggaggcgacgaagaggacgagagagaaaggagcgcgggagacgacgacggagaagaagaggaggacgaacGGTGTTTCCGCAGCGGCTTCGTGTACCCAAACGCCTGCTGCGCCAGCATGCCTACCACGGGAGCTCcaaggagagcagagccAATGCTCTCCATCGTCGAAAACTGAAAAAACAGGGTGACAGgaggaaaaagggagaaatcAAGAGCAGTGAATTTCTAACAAGCAGTGCGAGTCTGTGGTGGctgttcgcttctctcgagtcTACATTTCGCTCTCCCCTTCCCCTTCTCACgatcgctctctctctctcgcctctccccaCACTCCTCTCATTCAGCCGCCAGCTCTTGCCTGCTCCTCCCCCTGTtagcctctctctctctatacgCCGTCCTGCCCGCGCTACAGAGGGTGAATGCCCTCAGCCGCATTTCAGGTTCGCGCGAAGCTTCCGGATGTCGACATCCTCGTTCTGCCCAGGGCGGTGCGGTGcctctccctgtttctcAGCTACTTCCTCAGCGACGCGAAAGAACGCACCAGACTGAAGACTGTTGCGCGGTGTCTCGGCAGAACGATCTCCGTCAAAACCGGCCTGTTGACGCCGACCCCCGGCCACCCTGCCATGAAGCCGATGAGGGTGGAGAGACCGAGGAAAAGTGGAAAGCTGCTCGCGCGCTTCGGCACTacggagaggacgagaaacaTGAGAAGCGCGCGCGTCAGAATCGCCAGCTGGGCCAGCACAGGCCGCCCTTTATTTGGATACAAGCGGTGCACCTTGTCTCCGAGACGCCCCACCACGGGCGCGACCAACATCGCCGCTATCCAGCTCGCGGAGACAGTGAACGAGGCTTGCCAGTCCGCCAAGCCGCAGTACTGGAAAAACATCACGATGAAATTCAACGCGCTCCTCGGCATCCCGTTCAACACTCCCTGAAAAGGCAGAGCGCGCGGGCAAGGTACACAGAGGAACCCTCTTGGAAGCGAAGCAGCAAACGAGCAAGCGAGCaaaagagcaggagaagggCCAGGCGCAAGCCTTCGACGCTCTCCTCAGtccgagaagacgagaaaagcgCATAACATTGCGCGTCTCGAGGAGATACGTTTCGCGGGCGGGAGTCTCAGCGACGACAGTGTGGTTTCAGCTCATTCTCAACGAACAAAGACGTTCGATGCTTACGTCTACCTTCATGGCGAGTCACACTGCCGTACGAGCAGTCGACCATGACGCTCGTGCTCAAGCATGTTCAAACTTAAATACCGGCCAGACGCACAGGTAGCCGCAGACACACCTcaaaatacatacatatgaTATCTCTATAGCGATATCGTGTATGTATAAACATCTCGAGACACTGTTTTAGCGACCAGTCAACCACCCAAAGGGAGATATCAACGCAGGCGAGGGATCACGTCTGCGTCCATCTAAAATGTCTCTATCCGTCTATGCATATGCGTATGGTCGTCTATGCTCATTCCGATAATCTGCAGGCAAACATGTACACTGAGTTGATCGAACGCCACACTAGAGATGTGGAGAAACCGGTCTGAGAGAACGTTTTCGAGACTGCAACCTACGAGGAGGAGCATGACACCGAAGCTCGGGGTCCGAAAGACGTAGCCGAGACTCAAAAGCGCGGCTGCATGCCTTTTtgccttctgcatgcagccttcCGCTCCACAGACTGTCTTTGGCAGACacgcaggcgaagacgagagggaagcagaccgagacggagaagtcgaagaagacagagaagaagacggagacggagaaagcagCCAGGAGAGGGCAATGCCGAAGGCCACCGAGAGGCAGCCGACGAAGGCGAATGAGACGCGCCAGCCCTGCACAAAGCAAAACCGAGAtgagagaagcgcggaagCGGACGTCGCGCGCGAGTCCTGCGAGAAATCTCAGAATGGACACCGATCGTCGAGCTACGGTCTGCCCCGCGTCAGTGCCGGCTTATCTTTTGTGACTGCGTCAAAAACGCTTCTCTGCACAACTCCTGCAAAGACGAACATCTCAGAAGGCAAGTACGAGAACATGGTgaaatcgaggaagagaggagagacgaaagagacgacaAACAGAGGAGGTGAAACGCGCCGAAAAGCGCGGATCTCGACACCGACCTACGCAGCCCCCATTTCTCTTGCCCTGCTTGACTCAGTCTCATGCTGTGAGCACATCTCCCATCTTctgccttcgtttctcttctccgtagCGCCCCTCTTCCGCCGCCTTCCGTTCCCCGCCTTTCCAGCCCAACTGTGCATGCGAAGGATTTATTTTGAACTGTGCATGCGAAGGATTTATTTTGaactgtgcatgcgtgtTGGCCTCGCGTCTGACTCACTGCGACGCCGGAGAAGACCATCGCGGAGAGGCCAGTGGTGAGCATGACAGCGAGCATGCGGCCTGTGCTCTGAAAGAAACTCATGTTGCCAAAGGCAGTTCCGCGTTTTTCGCTCGAGACCAGTTCGCCGAGAATCTTCTGCGAAACGGGGCCGAGCACGGCCATCAAAACGCCCGAGGCGAGCATCAGCGGCATCAGCTGCCATTCGTGGGTcaggagcgcgaggaggagtgtacatacaccccagccgacgcaggagacgcggagaatGAGTTCCGTTCCATCTCGGCCGTCGCTCGCGTCGGGATCTGCAAAGGCAGGCGCCGTCCGAGAAGCTGAAAGGCGAGCGTCTCCGCGGCCGAACGCTGGGCCGCTGAGAGCGTCGACGGCGACCCCCCAGAGCGGGCAGCAGAAGGCATGCGCGAGTctggcgagagaggaagcgctgCCGAGAACCGTGGGTGAGAAGTGGAGCTGAGCCTCCAACGCTTTGTACGCTGCAGGCAGCAGCTGGTCGGTTGCGCCGTGGAGAAAAGAGTAGAAGAAGGTGCACAGAACGAACCGCGAGGCGCCAGGAGAGGCAGTCACAGGAGGGAGAACCATCTCCGATAGGGCTCGCgcgctgtacgtacacctggagACGCAGCGGGGGCGGGTGAGACGCGACGGCAGTGAGGAAGGCAGCGCCTCGTCGGAGTCGGAGAAGTCGTCGGCATCGTCGAAGAGAGTGAGATTTGGATTGGCAGGGGATGAGGGAAGCAGACTACGGCCGACAGGACGCGGCGGAGatgcgaaggaagagaccgacgagagcgaggaaacgtCCGAAGGGTCGACGGGGGGGAGATCAATCCGCGGATTGAACATTCGACGCTTGTcgggcgagaggcgagaaaccCCGACAGTCGAAGCtggcggagacgaagaacgcgtAGATGCCGAAATCGAAGGCGGGAGACGCTCCATcgtggaaggagaggagagaagaagaggagagaagaagagggaaaaagacgagaagagaagaagaggagagacgaagaagaggagagaagaagaagaggagagaagaagaggagaggagactgcaAAGCAGAAGTACGGACAGGCGAAAGCGGAACAGCAAGGAgtagaagacgaagaagcagatgcacaaaaaaaagaaaaacgccgaaggagatggaggaaaggacagaagcgaaggaaacgacagaaaggagaagtaggaaaagacaaagaggaggacggcgaggagacgtCAGCGGCGGTGGTCCGATGAAGGGGAGACGACAAGtacaagaagaagatgcgaaGGGAAAGGCGCCTCTGCTCCttggaaagaggagaaataAATGAAGAACTGTGAAATTGAGGGGAGACAAAAGGTCAGAAATGTCAAAAAGTGATGAACTCTCATCGAGCGGCTTCCGACCCATCAAAGGAGACGAGTCACTTCTCGTTTCTCATTTTCGCGGGGAAGCTCTCGGGAACCATTTTCCTCTGCGGCAATCATTCCCTGATATcgtgtttctttcctctcttttcatttttttctcctttcttctccttcctcgaccGCAGAGCTGACTCTAGACGACAGGCACGCAGAGGCACAGTCgtccggagagaaagacaaaactctgcacctctctctcgtctgtcgagACCGTGTATAAacatttctcttttctcttctgtctctcgacaTGCCCTTCCAGCGGCGTCGTCCACGCAGACGACGAATCCGttcccgtttctctgccCGTGGGCTCGATTGTCTGTAAACAGCTCAGCCAGACACCcgacttttctctcgcgtttgcgCAGAAGACACGAGGGCGGGAGAAATCGCACTGCCCCAGGGAGTGAGGCTGCGCAGCAGCATTTCGGTGTGTTTGAGAGGTGAAAAAGCAGGCTACAATGGACGCAAAAAGATTTTAGGAGGCTTCCACTCGACCTTTGGAGCGGAAGGACGCGAAGGTCCCGATGTGCTGCCTCACGACCTCCTGCGCCTCGCACgagagactgcatgcgggTCGTCGTCCCCGTCGACTCGccgtctcgcgttcttcagGCGATTGTGCCATCTTGAAAAGAAACTTCTTCTTGGGGGAAGGATCGAAACGgaacaaaggagagaggaaaatcTCTGCTCGCTCGGCGACATTCTCGAAGCCTCTCTCTCACGCCTGCTCCGTTCCCAGAGCTTTCgcgcggcgcatgcgtcgtgtatgtacactgcAAGTCGCCCACGGCTTTGACGCTCGCGGCAACGGGCGAAACACTTGGGAGAGGCCGGAAAAAGCTTCTTTCGGCTTTTCTGAGGGTCTCTTGCTTTCTTCAGAACCGACGTTGTCTtgttcgtcgcctctcggtTGTCCACGTTGACTTCTTCTCGAGTCCAGCCTCGCGGGAGATACACGCTCGATTCTTCTGActcggctgtctcctgaTCCTGATCCGTTCTTCCGCCCTTTTATCTTTCTTtatctttcctctttttcctctccagtctTCTGACTCTGCCTACCTTTCTTGTTGGCTTCGCAGCCTCCCCTCTCCAATCTTCAGAGGCCTTTCTCTAAGCCTTCCCGCTCGCGGTGGCTGCTTTTTGTCTGCTTTTTGTCTGCTTCCCTTCGCTACTCGCTACTCGGCGTCTTCGcggtctcgcctctctttgctCCGGCCTCCGGTTTCTGCTCCGTCGTCGGCCttgcttctcgcttcgctctcctctctgcactcctcttctctttgtctcggtTTCCCGCcgttcctcctcccttcgctcGCCGGGAAGATGGTGGACACTGCCGCTTCTGCAGACTCCGCGCGGGCGCCAGGCGACCAGGTGCGTTGCGAAGGATGTGCAAGAGAGGTGAAGCCTGAGCTGCTCTGTCCGACCTGCGTCAAACTCGGCATTCAGAGCAGCTACTTCTGCTCGCAAAGCTGCTTCAAGGAGAACTggaagaaacacaaagaCGTCCACGCCGTCTTTAAGCTcctccagaaaaaaaaccaGGAAGCCGAGACCTCCGCAGAAACCGACCTCGCCAAGTTCAATCCGCAGGACCGGAATACTTGGCGCAACGACCCGCATCTGCGGTAAGTGCATTGTGGATGGTCGAAGAACAACGCGGTTTCCACCGACTCAGCGACGCTCCAGAAAggtcctgcatgcatgcagagtgtCGGGTCCTGGCGCGGGGCCTCGGCTCaacgcgtctgcgtcgcgaCTTGTTTTCAGGCACCTTCCCATCCGCAGCTTCTGAGACGCAAAACGCGAGACAACCTCTTGTTTTTCGCTGTCCGTACTCACTTACC
Proteins encoded in this window:
- a CDS encoding transporter, major facilitator family protein (encoded by transcript TGME49_248840~Predicted trans-membrane domain (TMHMM2.0):256-279:299-322:325-348:392-415:439-462:474-497:506-529:540-563:634-657) — its product is MERLPPSISASTRSSSPPASTVGVSRLSPDKRRMFNPRIDLPPVDPSDVSSLSSVSSFASPPRPVGRSLLPSSPANPNLTLFDDADDFSDSDEALPSSLPSRLTRPRCVSRCTYSARALSEMVLPPVTASPGASRFVLCTFFYSFLHGATDQLLPAAYKALEAQLHFSPTVLGSASSLARLAHAFCCPLWGVAVDALSGPAFGRGDARLSASRTAPAFADPDASDGRDGTELILRVSCVGWGVCTLLLALLTHEWQLMPLMLASGVLMAVLGPVSQKILGELVSSEKRGTAFGNMSFFQSTGRMLAVMLTTGLSAMVFSGVAGWRVSFAFVGCLSVAFGIALSWLLSPSPSSSLSSSTSPSRSASLSSSPACLPKTVCGAEGCMQKAKRHAAALLSLGYVFRTPSFGVMLLLGVLNGMPRSALNFIVMFFQYCGLADWQASFTVSASWIAAMLVAPVVGRLGDKVHRLYPNKGRPVLAQLAILTRALLMFLVLSVVPKRASSFPLFLGLSTLIGFMAGWPGVGVNRPVLTEIVLPRHRATVFSLFSTMESIGSALLGAPVVGMLAQQAFGYTKPLRKHRSSSSSSPSSSPALLSLSSSSSPPPSVFSDGGAQGDSAFPPNPSEEEVNAEALGKALLCTTVGPWIASVFVYFLLHWTYTTDRVAANRRKEIEEREAEREAAARAPDSAVELGCLDARREGAEAGGAFTKWPDEAEEKQLGKTRGGYSVVATREMPSEEGSRWDTDEEDGETGGGGGQA